The DNA region AAAAGAGAAAGGCGAAGAGTATTCTTTTGCGGAAGGCTAGCGCGGACAACCGTAACAGCGCCCAGCAGCAATGCAAACAGCAGCGCGAGAATCACAAAAAATTGATTCAGGGTTGTATTGATTGAAGCCGCGCCCGGCGAGGGGCTTTGTTGGCTTAGAAAATAGTAGAGAAGGAGTGACAGGCTGCCTAGCAGAGCCAACAAACTATTGTGATGCTTTTTTAGCGCTGCCGCGAGTGTTGGGAGAGCGTTCATAGGTGCATCGCTGCCGCCGTCGCGCAGCGGACTCGACGAGGTTGTATCGCAAAGTTTGTGATACGGTTTCTGTATGTTACGCTGTTTCGTAGAGATCTTTCATTTCAACACTGGCCAGCTCCACCAAAAATCCCGCGATTTTCTCCGTTACGGCTTCGAAGTAACGTTTCCCCTTCTCCGCTGTAGCAGCTTGAGGATTGCCCACGCCCGTATCTACTGTTGCTTTCAGCCAGTCGCGCTGCGTCCAGGCCCAGCCTTCGCGCAAAGCCTTTATTTTAAATTTTCTGGTAGAACCCTCACCGGCCTCTGCAAGCGGTAAAACGAGTTCCGGTGTGAGATATTGCATCAGACTCGTTTCCATCTCGCCGGCATGATCGCCGGGTTCATCAAAGAACGTTGTGAGATTTAGGCAGCGAAACCAATCGAGCGTGCACAGAAACAAATTATGCTGCGGCGCCAACTCGCGAATCATTTGCTTGAAATCATTGCCGCCGTGTCCGTTCAAAATAACCAGCTTGGGAATATGTTGCTGCGCCAGCGACGCGGCAATATCATTGAGCAACGCAAGCTGCGTGCT from Cytophagia bacterium CHB2 includes:
- a CDS encoding creatininase family protein; protein product: MPGRPYILAETNWKAVQATVYDVAVLPWGATEAHNYHLPYATDVTESDRIASEAARLAWEKGARVIVLPTVPFGVNTGQLDLKLTINMNPSTQLALLNDIAASLAQQHIPKLVILNGHGGNDFKQMIRELAPQHNLFLCTLDWFRCLNLTTFFDEPGDHAGEMETSLMQYLTPELVLPLAEAGEGSTRKFKIKALREGWAWTQRDWLKATVDTGVGNPQAATAEKGKRYFEAVTEKIAGFLVELASVEMKDLYETA